In Armatimonadota bacterium, the following proteins share a genomic window:
- a CDS encoding oxidoreductase, protein MTSLTLHKQITGWGRYPRALCHLYRPERVGGVIGTLQHAEPNGFLPRGLGRAYGDAALNSEGGIILMERIDRFLAFDESTGVVRCEAGVSLADIISTFLPRGWFLPVTPGTKFCTVGACVACDVHGKNHHHDGSIGNFVRSLTLLLPSGETVRCSREQNPELFYATIGGMGLTGITLEVELQLRRVDTGWMVVDYVRTRDLDETLRTFHERDEHYLYSVAWLDCVAQGRGFGRGVLMFGRHATVDNLPPARRQNPFTIPRKRDKSVPVDLPEFVLNPLSLKAFNGAYYATHPSREGVFVDYNTYFYPLDSILQWNRAYGKRGFVQWQCVLPYENGMENLTRILETAQRRHAYPFLSVLKRMGESSGGILSFPMPGYTIALDFPIRNGLFEVLNELDKIVIEAGGRLYLAKDARMSAETFHTTYPQLPRWQAVKTQVDPKGVLQSDLARRLRLMEVAK, encoded by the coding sequence ATGACCTCTTTGACGCTCCACAAACAGATAACCGGCTGGGGACGGTATCCACGCGCCCTGTGCCATCTCTATCGCCCGGAGCGGGTGGGAGGGGTGATAGGCACGCTGCAACACGCCGAGCCGAACGGTTTCCTGCCACGCGGGTTGGGGCGGGCGTATGGCGATGCCGCGCTCAACAGCGAGGGCGGGATTATCCTGATGGAGCGCATCGACCGTTTCCTCGCCTTTGACGAAAGCACAGGTGTGGTGCGGTGCGAGGCGGGTGTGTCGCTGGCGGACATCATCTCCACCTTCCTGCCACGCGGGTGGTTCCTGCCGGTGACGCCGGGCACCAAGTTCTGCACGGTTGGCGCGTGTGTGGCGTGCGACGTACACGGCAAAAATCACCATCACGATGGCTCCATCGGCAATTTCGTGCGCTCGCTTACCTTGCTTCTGCCTTCGGGGGAAACGGTGCGCTGTTCGCGCGAGCAAAACCCTGAACTCTTCTACGCCACCATCGGCGGGATGGGTTTGACAGGCATCACCTTAGAGGTGGAACTGCAGCTGCGCCGGGTAGATACCGGCTGGATGGTGGTGGATTACGTGCGCACACGCGATCTGGATGAGACCCTGCGCACTTTCCACGAGCGCGATGAGCATTATCTGTATTCGGTGGCGTGGCTGGATTGCGTGGCGCAGGGCAGGGGTTTCGGCAGGGGGGTGCTGATGTTCGGCAGGCATGCGACGGTGGACAATCTGCCCCCCGCCAGACGCCAGAACCCGTTCACCATCCCCCGCAAGCGCGACAAAAGCGTGCCGGTAGACCTGCCGGAGTTCGTGCTGAATCCCCTCTCATTGAAGGCGTTCAATGGGGCTTACTACGCTACGCATCCCAGTCGCGAAGGCGTGTTCGTGGATTATAACACCTACTTCTACCCACTGGACAGCATCCTGCAGTGGAACCGCGCGTACGGCAAGCGAGGTTTTGTGCAATGGCAGTGCGTGTTGCCGTACGAGAACGGGATGGAGAACCTCACGCGCATTTTGGAGACAGCGCAGCGACGGCACGCTTACCCCTTCCTGTCGGTGCTGAAGCGCATGGGCGAGAGCAGTGGTGGCATCCTCTCCTTCCCCATGCCGGGCTACACCATCGCGTTGGACTTTCCGATACGCAACGGGCTGTTTGAAGTGCTGAACGAGCTGGATAAAATCGTCATCGAGGCGGGCGGCAGGCTGTACCTGGCGAAGGACGCGCGCATGTCGGCGGAGACCTTCCACACGACCTATCCGCAACTGCCGCGCTGGCAGGCGGTGAAGACGCAGGTGGACCCGAAAGGGGTATTGCAGTCCGACCTGGCGCGTCGCCTGCGTCTGATGGAGGTGGCGAAATGA